Proteins co-encoded in one Aminivibrio pyruvatiphilus genomic window:
- a CDS encoding PH domain-containing protein, with product MAKTFMSATKTEGGDAAEFDYILSPSVAGFIYPLAVPTLVFLAPFILASIFPNMLTGIGLNVGKWTLLMWGLLLTAANIGIQEIRRRSIKLKLHIDYLVQSQGILFTSSEKVFIQDIKTTELTKTLLERMLNLGTLRIATSGTDDYEITIKGFSNPDGIVKYIADHRKEGE from the coding sequence ATGGCGAAGACGTTCATGAGCGCGACAAAGACGGAGGGCGGAGACGCAGCGGAGTTTGATTATATTCTTTCCCCCTCGGTAGCGGGTTTTATTTACCCTCTTGCTGTTCCGACCCTGGTGTTTCTCGCCCCCTTTATCCTGGCGAGCATTTTTCCGAACATGCTCACCGGGATCGGACTGAACGTGGGCAAATGGACGCTTCTCATGTGGGGCCTCCTTCTGACGGCCGCAAACATAGGAATCCAGGAAATACGCAGGAGGAGCATAAAGCTCAAGCTTCACATTGATTACCTTGTTCAGAGCCAAGGCATTTTATTCACTTCCTCAGAGAAGGTCTTCATCCAGGACATCAAAACCACGGAACTTACGAAGACCCTTCTTGAGCGGATGCTCAATCTCGGAACCTTAAGAATAGCCACATCCGGTACGGACGACTACGAAATCACAATCAAGGGCTTCTCCAATCCAGACGGTATCGTAAAGTACATAGCGGATCACCGGAAGGAAGGGGAGTAG
- a CDS encoding ABC transporter substrate-binding protein: MISKQQMLRALAGLLAAAAFMFFSGESFASGTLNVYTIWSERYATAVFDAFTRDTGVKVNFLRFPSGEVLARLVAEKKNPQVDVFFGGIADAFEAGKKEGLFEPYVPKGAEAIPQRFRDPDGYWTGVAVNPICFMTGGEFLRKHGLPAPRSWQDLLAPAYRDGLVMADARTSGTAVSRLFSLVLAMGEDKAFAYQKKLDGNVQQYTKSGAGGALPIARGQAAGGIFFLVDALEMQQTGYDIVISYPAEGVAYGVEAMGLVRNGKNPELGRRFLDWAATPAMQRLYEENRINLIPTHPDVPLRNPALDMSEVRLLDLDIQWSGENRMRLVERWVNEVVK; this comes from the coding sequence ATGATTTCCAAACAGCAGATGCTCCGGGCCCTTGCAGGGCTTCTTGCCGCCGCGGCGTTCATGTTTTTTTCCGGAGAGTCCTTCGCATCAGGGACGCTCAACGTGTACACCATCTGGTCCGAAAGATACGCCACCGCCGTCTTCGACGCGTTCACCCGCGATACGGGAGTGAAGGTGAATTTTCTCCGTTTTCCGTCGGGAGAAGTGCTCGCCCGTCTGGTGGCCGAAAAGAAAAATCCCCAGGTGGACGTCTTCTTCGGCGGTATTGCCGACGCCTTCGAGGCCGGAAAAAAGGAAGGCCTGTTCGAACCCTACGTTCCGAAGGGAGCCGAAGCCATACCTCAGCGATTCCGGGATCCTGACGGCTACTGGACGGGCGTGGCGGTGAACCCCATCTGTTTCATGACCGGCGGGGAGTTTCTCCGGAAACACGGCCTGCCTGCCCCCCGGTCCTGGCAGGATCTCCTCGCCCCGGCCTACCGGGACGGCCTGGTCATGGCGGACGCCAGGACCTCGGGAACCGCCGTCTCCCGTCTTTTCAGCCTCGTGCTGGCCATGGGGGAGGATAAAGCTTTCGCCTACCAGAAAAAGCTCGACGGAAACGTGCAGCAGTACACCAAGAGCGGCGCCGGGGGCGCCCTGCCCATCGCCAGGGGCCAGGCTGCAGGCGGAATCTTCTTCCTCGTGGATGCCCTCGAGATGCAGCAGACGGGCTACGACATCGTCATCAGCTATCCTGCCGAAGGGGTGGCCTACGGAGTGGAAGCCATGGGGCTCGTGCGGAACGGGAAGAATCCCGAGCTGGGCCGCCGCTTCCTCGACTGGGCCGCTACCCCCGCCATGCAGCGCCTGTACGAGGAAAACAGGATCAACCTCATCCCCACACACCCTGACGTTCCTCTCAGGAATCCCGCGCTGGACATGTCGGAGGTCAGGCTTCTCGACCTGGACATTCAATGGTCCGGAGAGAACAGGATGCGCCTCGTGGAACGCTGGGTGAACGAGGTCGTGAAATAA
- a CDS encoding mannitol dehydrogenase family protein: MLQLNRNGLKDREAWKKAGIALPSFTIEDMVRETETTPEWVHFGAGNIFRVFPALMQQKLLDAGHAKTGIIAVKTYDWQTIGTMYAPFDNLTLAVIMEPDGRLDMTVVASICTTLAGDPACEWDWERLQEIFREPSLKMVSFTITEKGYSLRTPSGELSPEIAEDLKKGPSSPGHAMSKTAALAYARFTAGGFPLAFVSMDNCAHNGDRLKASLAEIARGWAAGGLVEEEFVRWLTESPKVSFPWTMIDKITPRPSERVRDRLNALGLGTGDTLRTEKHSFIAPFVNAERPEYLVIEDSFPNGRPPLELAGAYFTDRETVDRVERMKVGTCLNPLHTALAVFGCLLGYTLIADEMKDPDLKRLVEKIGYAEGIPVAEDPGIIHPLDFLREVIEERLPNPNIPDAPQRIAMDTSQKVGIRFGGTIRAYRDREGLDPADLTFIPLTLAAWCRYLMGLNDRGEEMALSPDPLLESLRPHFAPVRLGEPDRAKGVLRPILSDRGIFSVDLYEVGLGGKIEGYFAEMIAGPGAVRATLRKHLG; this comes from the coding sequence ATGCTGCAGCTCAACAGGAACGGCCTGAAGGACAGGGAAGCCTGGAAGAAAGCCGGTATTGCCCTTCCATCCTTCACCATCGAGGACATGGTCCGGGAAACGGAAACAACACCGGAGTGGGTCCATTTCGGCGCAGGGAACATCTTCCGGGTGTTTCCCGCACTGATGCAGCAGAAACTGCTGGACGCCGGGCACGCGAAAACAGGCATTATAGCCGTAAAAACCTACGACTGGCAGACCATCGGAACCATGTACGCCCCCTTCGACAACCTGACCCTTGCGGTCATCATGGAACCGGACGGAAGGCTGGACATGACGGTGGTGGCCAGCATCTGCACCACCCTTGCGGGAGACCCTGCCTGCGAATGGGACTGGGAACGGCTTCAGGAGATTTTTCGGGAACCCTCCCTGAAGATGGTCAGCTTCACCATCACGGAAAAGGGCTACAGCCTGAGGACCCCTTCGGGAGAACTTTCCCCCGAAATCGCCGAAGATCTGAAAAAGGGGCCTTCGTCACCCGGGCACGCCATGTCGAAGACGGCGGCCCTCGCCTATGCCCGGTTCACGGCGGGAGGATTTCCCCTGGCCTTCGTGAGCATGGACAACTGTGCCCATAACGGAGACCGGCTGAAGGCATCCCTGGCGGAAATTGCCCGGGGATGGGCGGCCGGCGGTCTCGTGGAAGAGGAGTTCGTGCGGTGGCTCACAGAGTCGCCGAAGGTGTCCTTTCCCTGGACCATGATCGACAAGATCACTCCCCGTCCCTCCGAGAGGGTCCGGGACCGGCTCAACGCCCTGGGCCTGGGAACGGGAGACACCCTCCGCACGGAGAAGCACTCCTTCATCGCCCCCTTCGTGAATGCCGAGCGGCCCGAATACCTCGTGATCGAGGACAGCTTCCCCAACGGCCGGCCTCCCCTGGAGCTCGCCGGGGCCTACTTCACCGACCGGGAAACGGTGGACCGGGTGGAACGGATGAAGGTGGGCACGTGCCTGAACCCCCTCCATACCGCCCTGGCGGTCTTCGGCTGCCTGCTGGGGTACACCCTCATCGCCGACGAAATGAAGGACCCCGACCTGAAGCGGCTGGTGGAAAAAATCGGCTACGCCGAGGGAATTCCCGTGGCGGAGGACCCGGGCATCATCCACCCCCTCGACTTCCTGAGGGAGGTCATCGAGGAGCGGCTCCCCAACCCGAACATTCCCGACGCCCCCCAGAGAATCGCCATGGACACGTCCCAGAAAGTGGGCATCCGGTTCGGCGGCACCATCAGGGCCTACAGGGACAGGGAGGGGCTGGATCCGGCGGACCTGACCTTCATTCCTCTGACCCTGGCCGCCTGGTGCCGCTATCTCATGGGACTGAACGACCGGGGCGAGGAGATGGCCCTGAGCCCTGACCCCCTCCTGGAAAGCCTCAGGCCTCATTTTGCTCCGGTCCGCCTCGGAGAGCCGGATAGGGCGAAGGGTGTTCTCCGCCCTATCCTCTCCGACCGGGGAATCTTCTCCGTGGATCTGTATGAGGTGGGGCTCGGCGGGAAGATCGAAGGCTATTTCGCCGAAATGATCGCCGGACCGGGCGCCGTGAGAGCTACCCTCAGGAAACACCTCGGATAA
- the uxuA gene encoding mannonate dehydratase: MSFRWYGESDPVTIDKIRQIPVVRGIVSALYDVPQGETWPLEKLRDLRAAVEKKGFVLSAIESIPVHENIKLGRPDRDALIDKYRRSIRNMGEAGIPVLCYNFMPVFDWTRSNMAFPLADGSNALSYDDAEILAMDLSNGTEGLPGWSTSYDAAELRGLLDAYRDLSEEGLWENLGYFLEKVIPAAEEAGVKMALHPDDPPWSIFGLPRIIRDEAALDRVLKLADSPNNGLSVCTGSLGAHPRNDLSAIIRKFGSMGRIHFAHVRNVKITGKGSFHESAHPTGSGSLDMHAVMKAYSDTGFSGPMRPDHGRMIWGETGKPGYGLYDRALGAMYLSGLWEALEREKGGHC, translated from the coding sequence ATGTCTTTCCGATGGTACGGGGAAAGCGACCCCGTCACCATTGACAAAATCAGGCAGATCCCCGTTGTCCGGGGGATCGTCAGCGCACTGTACGATGTTCCCCAAGGCGAGACCTGGCCCCTGGAGAAACTGCGGGACCTCAGGGCGGCGGTGGAGAAAAAGGGTTTTGTCCTCTCCGCCATTGAGAGCATCCCCGTTCACGAGAACATCAAGCTCGGGCGTCCCGACAGGGACGCCCTTATCGACAAGTACCGGCGCTCCATCAGGAATATGGGAGAGGCAGGCATTCCCGTGCTGTGCTACAACTTCATGCCCGTCTTCGACTGGACCCGCTCCAACATGGCCTTTCCCCTGGCCGACGGTTCCAACGCCCTCTCCTACGACGACGCCGAGATTCTGGCGATGGACCTTTCCAACGGGACGGAGGGACTTCCGGGCTGGAGCACGTCCTATGACGCCGCAGAACTGAGAGGCCTGCTCGATGCCTACAGGGACCTCAGCGAGGAAGGACTCTGGGAGAACCTGGGATATTTTCTTGAAAAGGTCATCCCAGCGGCGGAAGAAGCGGGCGTAAAAATGGCCCTCCACCCGGACGATCCGCCCTGGTCCATCTTCGGCCTTCCCCGGATCATCCGGGACGAAGCGGCCCTCGACAGGGTCCTGAAGCTCGCCGACAGCCCGAACAACGGTCTGAGCGTCTGCACGGGATCCCTGGGGGCGCATCCGCGGAACGATCTTTCTGCGATAATCCGGAAATTCGGTTCCATGGGGCGCATCCATTTCGCCCACGTGAGAAACGTCAAAATCACCGGGAAGGGAAGCTTCCATGAGTCAGCCCACCCCACGGGGTCCGGGAGCCTCGACATGCATGCCGTGATGAAGGCCTATTCCGATACGGGTTTTTCGGGACCCATGCGCCCGGACCACGGCAGGATGATCTGGGGCGAAACGGGAAAGCCGGGGTATGGCCTGTACGACAGGGCCCTCGGCGCCATGTACCTTTCCGGGCTCTGGGAAGCCCTTGAGAGGGAGAAAGGCGGCCATTGCTGA
- a CDS encoding TRAP transporter large permease yields MVAALFIVFLVLLFLGLPIAFCLGISSLAYLWMAGIPLMVIPQKMYSGIDVFVLLCIPGFILAGNLMNRGGISDRIIRFCNALVGHIQGGLAQANIVASMIFAGISGTAVADVASLGAILIPAMQKEGYDVDFSCAVTAASSTIGPIIPPSMPMIIAGTLTGLSVGRLFIAGAIPGVLLGIGMMIVTYFIAKKRNYPKGEKVPRRLLFREFSGAFWALMLTILILYGIVGGFFSPTEAAMVACLYAVVVGIFVYKGLSFRDLPMLLLEASITTASIIVLVGLANLFAWILTSEQIPQMVADFLLGITKNKFLIILMINLLLLFVGTFMETIAALLTLFPTLLAVALQVGIDPIHFSMIAVLNLMIGLTTPPVGVCLFVASSIGKISISRISRANMPFLAVSIFVLFLVSYIPALSTWLPNLLFSR; encoded by the coding sequence ATGGTGGCCGCACTCTTTATCGTATTCCTGGTGCTCCTCTTTTTGGGGCTTCCCATAGCCTTCTGCCTGGGGATTTCTTCCCTTGCCTACCTGTGGATGGCGGGCATTCCGCTCATGGTGATACCGCAGAAAATGTACTCCGGTATCGACGTATTCGTCCTCCTGTGCATTCCCGGCTTCATCCTCGCGGGCAACCTCATGAACCGGGGCGGCATTTCCGATAGGATCATCCGGTTCTGCAACGCCCTCGTGGGGCATATCCAGGGAGGGCTGGCCCAGGCCAACATCGTGGCTTCCATGATCTTCGCCGGCATTTCGGGAACGGCGGTGGCTGACGTGGCGAGCCTCGGCGCCATCCTCATCCCCGCCATGCAGAAAGAGGGCTACGACGTGGACTTCTCCTGCGCGGTCACCGCCGCATCCTCCACCATCGGCCCCATCATCCCCCCGAGTATGCCCATGATCATCGCGGGGACCCTGACCGGACTCTCGGTGGGACGGCTCTTCATCGCCGGCGCCATCCCCGGCGTGCTCCTCGGCATCGGCATGATGATCGTGACCTATTTCATCGCGAAGAAGAGAAACTACCCCAAGGGTGAAAAAGTGCCCCGCCGACTGCTTTTCAGGGAGTTTTCCGGGGCTTTCTGGGCTCTCATGCTCACGATTCTCATCCTCTACGGAATCGTCGGCGGCTTTTTCAGCCCCACCGAGGCAGCCATGGTGGCCTGTCTTTACGCGGTGGTGGTGGGGATTTTCGTCTACAAGGGCCTTTCTTTCAGGGATCTTCCCATGCTGCTCCTCGAGGCCTCGATCACCACAGCGTCCATCATCGTCCTTGTCGGTCTCGCCAACCTCTTCGCGTGGATCCTTACCAGCGAACAGATCCCCCAGATGGTGGCGGATTTCCTCCTCGGGATAACGAAAAACAAGTTCCTTATCATCCTGATGATCAATCTTCTGCTCCTCTTCGTGGGGACCTTCATGGAGACCATCGCTGCGCTGCTCACCCTCTTCCCGACGCTGCTGGCGGTGGCCCTCCAGGTGGGAATCGACCCGATCCACTTTTCCATGATCGCCGTCCTGAACCTCATGATCGGACTCACCACGCCTCCCGTGGGCGTGTGCCTCTTCGTGGCGTCGAGCATCGGCAAGATTTCCATCAGCAGAATTTCGAGGGCGAACATGCCCTTCCTCGCGGTGAGCATTTTCGTGCTCTTTCTGGTTTCCTACATTCCCGCCCTGTCCACGTGGCTTCCCAACCTGCTGTTCAGCAGATAG